A portion of the Gossypium arboreum isolate Shixiya-1 chromosome 8, ASM2569848v2, whole genome shotgun sequence genome contains these proteins:
- the LOC108482732 gene encoding uncharacterized protein LOC108482732, producing MRNKDSMLKALNDHSYHCRIEMKKIFSKISFKLSLQFYHSNTLSVFQIRRYGATDKKLLRNIHYSALEQTQIDVQTLEGQMEPEVLLAGNIDGSFSLLKVGSELHFDYGITRILDRVWPSAKGDVESDEMPPYVSRPAAAPLHMSLRISCIRLCEKQSFSTNNAHCIL from the exons ATGCGTAATAAGGATTCAATGCTAAAAGCTTTGAATGACCATTCCTACCATTGCCGAATAGAAATGAagaaaattttttccaaaatctccTTCAAACTTTCTCTACAATTTTATCACAGCAATACCCTTTCAG TATTTCAGATTAGGAGATATGGTGCAACAGacaaaaaattattaagaaataTACATTATAGTGCTTTGGAGCAGACACAAATTGATGTCCAGACACTAGAGGGTCAAATGGAACCAGAAGTTCTGCTAGCAGGCAATATAGACGGCTCATTCAG TCTCTTAAAGGTTGGAAGTGAACTCCATTTTGACTATGGGATCACACGCATTCTAGATCGTGTTTGGCCTTCCGCCAAAGGGGATGTGGAGAGTGATGAAATGCCTCCGTATGTCTCAAGGCCTGCAGCTGCTCCACTTCATATGTCGTTAAGAATATCTTGTATAAGATTGTGTGAAAAGCAATCTTTTTCTACAAACAATGCTCACTGTATCCTTTAG
- the LOC108480149 gene encoding MOB kinase activator-like 1A isoform X1: MSLFGLGRNQRTFRPKKSAPSGSKGAQLKKHIDATLGSGNLREAVRLPPGEDLNEWLAVNTVDFFNQVNLLYGTLTEFCTPENCPTMTAGPKYEYRWADGVQIKKPIEVSAPKYVEYLMDWIESQLDDESIFPQKLGAPFPPNFKEVVKTIFKRLFRVYAHIYHSHFQKIVSLKEEAHLNTCFKHFILFTCEFGLIDKKELAPLQELIDSIIVPY, from the exons ATGAGTCTCTTCGGTCTGGGCAG AAATCAGCGAACATTCCGTCCAAAAAAAAGTGCACCTTCAGGAAGTAAG GGTGCACAGCTTAAAAAGCACATCGATGCCACCTTAGGCAGTGGAAACTTAAGGGAAGCAGTTAGACTACCTCCTGGGGAGGATTTAAATGAATGGCTCGCAGTCAATA CTGTGGATTTCTTCAATCAGGTGAATCTGCTCTATGGTACCCTCACTGAGTTTTGTACTCCTGAGAATTGCCCCACAATGACTGCAGGACCTAA GTATGAATATAGATGGGCTGATGGTGTGCAAATCAAGAAGCCTATCGAAGTTTCTGCTCCAAAGTACGTTGAATATCTAATGGACTGGATCGAATCACAGCTTGATGATGAATCCATATTTCCTCAAAAGCTTG GCGCACCATTTCCTCCCAATTTCAAGGAGGTGGTGAAGACTATATTCAAAAGACTCTTCCGTGTATACGCCCACATCTATCACTCTCACTTTCAGAAAATTGTGAGCCTTAAGGAGGAAGCTCATCTGAATACATGCTTCAAGCACTTCATATTGTTTACTTGT GAATTTGGGCTGATTGACAAGAAAGAGTTGGCTCCACTCCAAGAGCTCATAGATTCCATCATAGTCCcctactaa
- the LOC108480149 gene encoding MOB kinase activator-like 1B isoform X2 has protein sequence MTAGPKYEYRWADGVQIKKPIEVSAPKYVEYLMDWIESQLDDESIFPQKLGAPFPPNFKEVVKTIFKRLFRVYAHIYHSHFQKIVSLKEEAHLNTCFKHFILFTCEFGLIDKKELAPLQELIDSIIVPY, from the exons ATGACTGCAGGACCTAA GTATGAATATAGATGGGCTGATGGTGTGCAAATCAAGAAGCCTATCGAAGTTTCTGCTCCAAAGTACGTTGAATATCTAATGGACTGGATCGAATCACAGCTTGATGATGAATCCATATTTCCTCAAAAGCTTG GCGCACCATTTCCTCCCAATTTCAAGGAGGTGGTGAAGACTATATTCAAAAGACTCTTCCGTGTATACGCCCACATCTATCACTCTCACTTTCAGAAAATTGTGAGCCTTAAGGAGGAAGCTCATCTGAATACATGCTTCAAGCACTTCATATTGTTTACTTGT GAATTTGGGCTGATTGACAAGAAAGAGTTGGCTCCACTCCAAGAGCTCATAGATTCCATCATAGTCCcctactaa
- the LOC108481173 gene encoding SUMO-conjugating enzyme SCE1-like, protein MSDGIARSRLAEERKAWRKNHPHGFVAKPETRADGSVDLMVWHCVIPGKKGTDWEGGYFPLTLNFSEEYPSKPPKCKFPNGFFHPNVYPSGIVCLSILSERRGWRPSITVKQILVGIQDLLDQPNATDAAQTEGHQLYVSNPNEYRKRVQQQVLQYPQSL, encoded by the exons ATGTCGGATGGTATCGCACGCAGTCGTCTTGCAGAGGAACGAAAAGCCTGGCGCAAAAATCATCCCCAT ggtTTTGTGGCTAAACCTGAGACAAGGGCAGATGGGAGTGTTGATTTGATGGTTTGGCATTGTGTTATCCCCGGCAAAAAAGGG ACAGATTGGGAAGGGGGGTACTTTCCACTGACACTCAACTTCAGTGAGGAGTACCCAAGCAAACCCCCTAAATGCAAGTTCCCAAATGGATTCTTCCACCCTAATGTTTATCCTTCTGGAATTGTGTGTTTGTCTATCCTCAGCGAGCGTCGT GGATGGAGACCATCCATTACAGTGAAACAAATCCTAGTGGGGATTCAAGATTTGCTTGATCAACCCAATGCTACCGACGCTGCACAAACAGAGGGACATCAGCTTTACGTATCG AACCCAAATGAGTACCGGAAAAGAGTTCAACAACAAGTCCTGCAATATCCACAGTCTCTCTAG
- the LOC108481983 gene encoding protein PAM68, chloroplastic isoform X1: MAALALSSLSYCRFKLCRQLTMEPSSLTSAQPTKSSSPFPVNPQNQIRPLYLLPLHATLNSPKGFGSPPKNNKKTKKSKSGGDDNEEEEEEEENEAEAGVIPEVVTNRMISRMGFTVGIPLLVGLLFFPFFYYLKVGLKIDVPTWVPFIVSFIFFGTALLGVSYGIVSSSWDPLREGSVLGWNEAQKNWPVFWQSIWGGGSRKK, encoded by the exons ATGGCAGCTCTGGCACTGTCGTCTTTATCCTACTGCCGTTTCAAG CTTTGCAGGCAGTTGACCATGGAACCCTCTTCATTGACATCAGCCCAACCCACAAAATCATCTTCCCCATTCCCAGTTAACCCCCAAAACCAAATCCGACCATTGTACTTACTACCCCTACATGCCACCTTGAATAGCCCAAAAGGCTTTGGATCCCCACCCAAGAATAACAAAAAGACAAAGAAATCAAAGAGTGGTGGTGATgacaatgaagaagaagaagaagaggaggagAATGAAGCAGAGGCAGGGGTGATACCTGAAGTGGTAACAAACAGGATGATAAGCAGAATGGGATTCACAGTTGGGATTCCATTGTTGGTAGGGCTGTTGTTTTTCCCATTCTTTTATTATCTCAAGGTTGGATTGAAAATCGATGTACCAACGTGGGTGCCGTTTATTGTGTCCTTCATCTTCTTCGGGACAGCACTGTTAGGGGTGAGTTATGGGATTGTGTCATCTAGTTGGGATCCATTGAGAGAAGGGTCAGTCTTGGGATGGAATGAGGCTCAGAAGAACTGGCCTGTTTTTTGGCAATCCATTTGGGGGGGTGGATCACGTAAAAAGTAA
- the LOC108481983 gene encoding protein PAM68, chloroplastic isoform X2 gives MEPSSLTSAQPTKSSSPFPVNPQNQIRPLYLLPLHATLNSPKGFGSPPKNNKKTKKSKSGGDDNEEEEEEEENEAEAGVIPEVVTNRMISRMGFTVGIPLLVGLLFFPFFYYLKVGLKIDVPTWVPFIVSFIFFGTALLGVSYGIVSSSWDPLREGSVLGWNEAQKNWPVFWQSIWGGGSRKK, from the coding sequence ATGGAACCCTCTTCATTGACATCAGCCCAACCCACAAAATCATCTTCCCCATTCCCAGTTAACCCCCAAAACCAAATCCGACCATTGTACTTACTACCCCTACATGCCACCTTGAATAGCCCAAAAGGCTTTGGATCCCCACCCAAGAATAACAAAAAGACAAAGAAATCAAAGAGTGGTGGTGATgacaatgaagaagaagaagaagaggaggagAATGAAGCAGAGGCAGGGGTGATACCTGAAGTGGTAACAAACAGGATGATAAGCAGAATGGGATTCACAGTTGGGATTCCATTGTTGGTAGGGCTGTTGTTTTTCCCATTCTTTTATTATCTCAAGGTTGGATTGAAAATCGATGTACCAACGTGGGTGCCGTTTATTGTGTCCTTCATCTTCTTCGGGACAGCACTGTTAGGGGTGAGTTATGGGATTGTGTCATCTAGTTGGGATCCATTGAGAGAAGGGTCAGTCTTGGGATGGAATGAGGCTCAGAAGAACTGGCCTGTTTTTTGGCAATCCATTTGGGGGGGTGGATCACGTAAAAAGTAA